Proteins encoded within one genomic window of Brassica rapa cultivar Chiifu-401-42 chromosome A09, CAAS_Brap_v3.01, whole genome shotgun sequence:
- the LOC103842168 gene encoding lachrymatory-factor synthase, translating into MDKALSPEKWQAKVSVTLTKAKPNQIWLLFTDFFNFNKWLQTLTTCHGVHGINGELGCIRFCSGSSIRSNGVEPTVGWSREKLVAVDPVERVMRYEIVESNIGFESYVSTVRILPRDEEGCVIEWGFTVDPVGGWSLDDLVKKYEKALGIIAKNMEEALTRTVLFQKL; encoded by the coding sequence ATGGACAAAGCTTTAAGCCCGGAAAAATGGCAAGCCAAAGTGTCAGTTACGCTCACAAAAGCAAAGCCTAACCAAATCTGGCTTCTCTTCACCGATTTCTTCAATTTCAACAAGTGGCTCCAAACGCTCACGACGTGTCACGGCGTCCACGGCATCAACGGTGAACTCGGCTGCATCAGATTCTGTTCCGGCTCCTCCATACGGTCCAACGGCGTAGAACCCACCGTGGGATGGTCTAGGGAGAAGCTGGTGGCCGTTGATCCCGTGGAGCGAGTGATGAGATACGAGATAGTGGAAAGTAACATTGGATTCGAGTCATATGTCTCGACGGTGAGGATATTGCCACGTGATGAAGAAGGTTGTGTGATTGAGTGGGGTTTCACCGTTGATCCCGTAGGAGGATGGTCTCTAGATGATCTGGTGAAGAAGTATGAGAAAGCACTAGGAATAATCGCCAAGAACATGGAAGAGGCTTTGACAAGAACAGTCTTATTTCAAAAGTTGTAG
- the LOC103842169 gene encoding casein kinase 1-like protein HD16: MGEFNSGGQPPLPDDDGSAPPLPEKVQVGGSPMYKLDRKLGKGGFGQVYVGRKMGPATVNARFGPGAMEVALKFEHRSSKGCNHGPPHEWQVYNALGGSHGVPRVHFKGRQGDFYIMVMDILGPSLWDVWNSTSQAMSTEMVACIAIEAISILEKMHSRGYVHGDVKPENFLLGPPGTPEEKKLFLVDLGLAIRWRDNATGQHVEYDQRPDVFRGTVRYASVHAHLGRTCSRRDDLESLAYTLVFLLRGRLPWQGYQGENKGFLVCKKKMATSPETLCCFCPQPFREFVEYVVNLKFDEEPDYAKYISLFDGIVGPNPDIRPINTDGAQKLVHQVGQKRGRLTMDDEDEQPTKKVRLGMPATQWISIYSAHRPMKQRYHYNVADIRLPQHIEKGNDDGLFISSVASCSNLWAVIMDAGTGCTAQVYQLSPSFLHKEWIMEQWEKNYYITAVAGANNGSSFVVMSKGTPYLQQSYKVSDSFPFKWINKKWREGFYVTSMATAGSKWGIVMSRGAAFSDQVVELDFLYPSEGIHRRWENGYRITSIAGTCDQSAFVLSVPRRKPSDETQETLRTSAFPSNHVKEKWGKNLYISSICYGRTVS; the protein is encoded by the exons ATGGGTGAATTCAACAGTGGTGGTCAACCACCTTTGCCTGACGACGACGGAAGCGCTCCTCCCCTTCCCGAAAAG GTTCAGGTCGGTGGTTCCCCAATGTACAAATTAGATAGGAAGCTAGGCAAAGGAGGTTTCGGACAAGTTTATGTTGGTCGGAAGATGGGTCCTGCCACTGTTAACGCTAGATTTGGCCCCGGAGCTATGGAG GTGGCTTTGAAGTTTGAGCATAGAAGCAGCAAAGGATGTAACCATGGGCCACCTCATGAGTGGCAAGTTTACAA TGCTCTTGGTGGCAGTCATGGCGTGCCACGAGTTCATTTTAAAGGTCGTCAAGGAGATTTTTACATAATG GTTATGGATATACTAGGGCCTAGCTTGTGGGATGTTTGGAACAGCACCAGTCAAGC GATGTCAACAGAGATGGTTGCATGCATCGCGATTGAGGCAATATCCATTTTGGAAAAGATGCATTCTAGGgg ATATGTGCATGGTGATGTTAAACCGGAGAATTTTCTGCTTGGGCCTCCTGGAACTCCTGAAGAGAAAAAACTTTTCCTTGTTGACCTCGGTTtag CAATCAGATGGCGCGACAATGCTACTGGACAACATGTTGAATACGATCAGCGTCCTGATGTGTTTAG AGGAACGGTGCGTTATGCAAGCGTACACGCTCATCTTGGCAGAACTTGTAGTCGGAGGGATGACCTGGAATCTCTTGCTTACActcttgtttttcttcttcgagGCAGGCTTCCATGGCAAGGCTACCAG GGAGAGAACAAAGGCTTCCTTGTTTGCAAGAAGAAGATGGCTACTTCCCCAGAAACTCTTTGCTGCTTCTGCCCCCAGCCTTTCCGTGAATTTGTCGAGTATGTGGTCAATTTGAAGTTTGATGAGGAGCCTGACTATGCAAAGTATATCTCCCTTTTCGATGGAATAGTCGGACCAAACCCAGACATTAGGCCAATAAACACTGATGGCGCACAGAAG CTCGTACATCAAGTGGGTCAAAAGAGAGGTAGGTTGACAATGGATGATGAGGACGAACAGCCAACAAAGAAGGTCAGATTGGGAATGCCAGCGACACAATGGATCAGCATTTACAGTGCTCACAGACCAATGAAGCAAAG ATATCACTATAACGTTGCTGATATAAGGCTCCCACAGCACATCGAAAAGGGAAATGACGATGGGCTATTTATCAGCAGTGTGGCTTCTTGCTCGAATCTCTGGGCTGTAATCATGGATGCAGGAACTGGCTGTACGGCCCAAGTTTACCAGCTATCACCAAGCTTTCTCCACAAG GAATGGATTATGGAACAATGGGAAAAAAATTACTACATCACAGCAGTAGCTGGAGCAAACAATGGAAGCTCATTTGTTGTTATGTCGAAGG GGACACCGTATCTACAGCAATCCTACAAAGTGAGCGATTCTTTTCCCTTCAAGTGGATAAATAAAAAGTGGAGGGAAGGGTTTTATGTCACATCAATGGCAACTGCTGGAAGCAAATGGGGGATTGTTATGTCTCGTGGAGCTGCTTTTTCAGACCAG GTAGTAGAACTAGATTTTCTATACCCCAGTGAAGGTATACATCGTCGATGGGAAAATGGCTACCGAATTACATCAATTGCTGGAACTTGTGATCAGTCTGCTTTTGTCCTTAGTGTGCCAAGAAGAAAGCCTAGTGATGAGACACAGGAGACTCTTAGAACTTCTGCTTTTCCTAGTAATCATGTCAAG GAAAAATGGGGCAAGAATCTTTACATTTCGTCCATTTGTTACGGTCGAACTGTTTCATGA
- the LOC103842170 gene encoding uncharacterized protein LOC103842170 isoform X3 — MEEERILERERLQMEQIRELDFEELQVEEVDEFRDSEDDDDDDDGLGISHHTRRLLSNNVGADDEHVFNPDVASLHTYLGEVEDTPNRTAFVEGGTVLKIPLFYLEGVVLFPESTLPLRIVQSTFLAAIERAFNQPNAPCTIGVIRVYREGNQFKYATLGTTAEIRQYRRLSDGSFNVITRGQQRFLLNRRWTDVEGFPCGEVHIVEEDVPLRTPRDAFGKLVPISNLRAPSHSSTMALSASFRDTDEMSVGNSEGSFESALSPSEKRLHYSAVDSIMDDRTSSDDDDEVVSTSNIQSSGSNPFISREDGQSDDGKAPVSTGKCQKLNRLTSFRKNTDLNRFRMVPRAFWPFWVYRMYDAYHLAQRAADLWKQIVGVPNMEAIVNKPDILSFSIASKIPVSESIRQELLEIDGVSYRLQREIELLESFDRVRCKHCQSVVARRSDMLVMSSDGPLGAYVNPHGYVHEIMTFYKANDIAISGRSVKEDSWFPGYAWTIANCATCETQLGWLFTATSKKLKPASFWAVRSSQVADDMR; from the exons CGAGATTCCGAGGACGACGACGACGATGATGATGGTCTCGGAATCTCCCACCACACTCGTCGTCTCCTCTC TAATAATGTTGGTGCTGATGATGAACATGTTTTCAACCCAGACGTGGCTTCTTTACATACCTATCTTGGCG AGGTTGAGGACACTCCAAACAGAACTGCTTTTGTGGAAGGAGGCACAGTTTTGAAGATTCCTCTTTTCTATCTTGAAG GAGTGGTTCTGTTTCCGGAGTCCACGCTTCCCCTTAGAATTGTCCAGTCCACTTTCTTGGCTGCTATTGAGAGAGCTTTTAACCAACCTAACGCTCCATGTACCATTGGTGTG ATTCGTGTTTACAGAGAAGGTAATCAGTTCAAGTATGCCACTCTTGGCACAACCGCTGAG ATACGACAATACCGTCGACTTAGTGATGGCTCATTCAATGTTATTACTCGTGGACAGCAGCGGTTTCTTTTAAACCGTCGCTGGACTGATGTTGAAGGATTC CCTTGCGGAGAGGTTCATATTGTTGAGGAAGATGTACCCTTGAGGACTCCCAGGGATGCTTTTGGGAAGCTGGTACCAATAAGCAACTTGAGAGCTCCCAGTCACTCGAGTACAATGGCTTTGTCTGCATCTTTTAGAGATACGGACGAAATGTCAGTAGGAAACTCTGAAGGAAGTTTTGAAAGCGCTCTTTCTCCGTCAGAAAAAAGACTTCACTATTCAGCAGTTGACTCAATAATGGATGACCGGACAAgtagtgatgatgatgacgaagtAGTCAGTACATCTAATATCCAATCTAGTGGGTCTAATCCATTCATCTCTAGGGAAGATGGGCAGTCTGATGATGGCAAAGCTCCTGTTTCTACAGGGAAATGTCAAAAGCTAAACAGGCTGACGAGTTTCCGGAAAAATACTGATCTCAACCGATTCCGTATGGTCCCAAGAGCATTTTGGCCGTTCTGGGTGTACCGGATGTACGACGCATATCATCTTGCTCAACGAGCAGCTG ATCTGTGGAAGCAGATAGTTGGGGTTCCAAACATGGAGGCAATAGTGAATAAGCCAGACATTTTATCCTTTTCCATTGCTAGTAAAATTCCTGTCTCTGAGTCAATTAGACAAGAGCTCTTGGAGATTGACGGAGTCTCTTACAGACTGCAGAGAGAAATAGAGTTGCTCGAGAGTTTTGATCGTGTTCGATGTAAACACTGTCAG AGTGTCGTAGCAAGAAGAAGTGACATGTTGGTTATGTCTAGTGATGGTCCTCTAGGTGCCTACGTAAACCCACATGGCTATGTGCATGAGATAATGACATTTTACAAAGCGAATGACATAGCGATAAGTGGTAGATCTGTTAAAGAAGACAGCTGGTTTCCTGG GTATGCATGGACGATTGCAAATTGTGCAACGTGTGAAACCCAGCTGGGTTGGCTTTTCACAGCAACAAGCAAGAAGTTGAAGCCAGCATCTTTCTGGGCAGTTCGTAGCTCACAGGTCGCAGATGACATGCGCTGA
- the LOC103842170 gene encoding uncharacterized protein LOC103842170 isoform X2, whose protein sequence is MEEERILERERLQMEQIRELDFEELQVEEVDEFRDSEDDDDDDDGLGISHHTRRLLSNNVGADDEHVFNPDVASLHTYLGEVEDTPNRTAFVEGGTVLKIPLFYLEGLLLFVCPLLVCFCKTLTTLLLLLGVVLFPESTLPLRIVQSTFLAAIERAFNQPNAPCTIGVIRVYREGNQFKYATLGTTAEIRQYRRLSDGSFNVITRGQQRFLLNRRWTDVEGFPCGEVHIVEEDVPLRTPRDAFGKLVPISNLRAPSHSSTMALSASFRDTDEMSVGNSEGSFESALSPSEKRLHYSAVDSIMDDRTSSDDDDEVVSTSNIQSDDGKAPVSTGKCQKLNRLTSFRKNTDLNRFRMVPRAFWPFWVYRMYDAYHLAQRAADLWKQIVGVPNMEAIVNKPDILSFSIASKIPVSESIRQELLEIDGVSYRLQREIELLESFDRVRCKHCQSVVARRSDMLVMSSDGPLGAYVNPHGYVHEIMTFYKANDIAISGRSVKEDSWFPGYAWTIANCATCETQLGWLFTATSKKLKPASFWAVRSSQVADDMR, encoded by the exons CGAGATTCCGAGGACGACGACGACGATGATGATGGTCTCGGAATCTCCCACCACACTCGTCGTCTCCTCTC TAATAATGTTGGTGCTGATGATGAACATGTTTTCAACCCAGACGTGGCTTCTTTACATACCTATCTTGGCG AGGTTGAGGACACTCCAAACAGAACTGCTTTTGTGGAAGGAGGCACAGTTTTGAAGATTCCTCTTTTCTATCTTGAAGGTCTTCTTCTCTTTGTCTGTCCTCTCCTAGTGTGTTTTTGTAAGACATTGACGACACTGCTTCTTTTGCTAGGAGTGGTTCTGTTTCCGGAGTCCACGCTTCCCCTTAGAATTGTCCAGTCCACTTTCTTGGCTGCTATTGAGAGAGCTTTTAACCAACCTAACGCTCCATGTACCATTGGTGTG ATTCGTGTTTACAGAGAAGGTAATCAGTTCAAGTATGCCACTCTTGGCACAACCGCTGAG ATACGACAATACCGTCGACTTAGTGATGGCTCATTCAATGTTATTACTCGTGGACAGCAGCGGTTTCTTTTAAACCGTCGCTGGACTGATGTTGAAGGATTC CCTTGCGGAGAGGTTCATATTGTTGAGGAAGATGTACCCTTGAGGACTCCCAGGGATGCTTTTGGGAAGCTGGTACCAATAAGCAACTTGAGAGCTCCCAGTCACTCGAGTACAATGGCTTTGTCTGCATCTTTTAGAGATACGGACGAAATGTCAGTAGGAAACTCTGAAGGAAGTTTTGAAAGCGCTCTTTCTCCGTCAGAAAAAAGACTTCACTATTCAGCAGTTGACTCAATAATGGATGACCGGACAAgtagtgatgatgatgacgaagtAGTCAGTACATCTAATATCCAA TCTGATGATGGCAAAGCTCCTGTTTCTACAGGGAAATGTCAAAAGCTAAACAGGCTGACGAGTTTCCGGAAAAATACTGATCTCAACCGATTCCGTATGGTCCCAAGAGCATTTTGGCCGTTCTGGGTGTACCGGATGTACGACGCATATCATCTTGCTCAACGAGCAGCTG ATCTGTGGAAGCAGATAGTTGGGGTTCCAAACATGGAGGCAATAGTGAATAAGCCAGACATTTTATCCTTTTCCATTGCTAGTAAAATTCCTGTCTCTGAGTCAATTAGACAAGAGCTCTTGGAGATTGACGGAGTCTCTTACAGACTGCAGAGAGAAATAGAGTTGCTCGAGAGTTTTGATCGTGTTCGATGTAAACACTGTCAG AGTGTCGTAGCAAGAAGAAGTGACATGTTGGTTATGTCTAGTGATGGTCCTCTAGGTGCCTACGTAAACCCACATGGCTATGTGCATGAGATAATGACATTTTACAAAGCGAATGACATAGCGATAAGTGGTAGATCTGTTAAAGAAGACAGCTGGTTTCCTGG GTATGCATGGACGATTGCAAATTGTGCAACGTGTGAAACCCAGCTGGGTTGGCTTTTCACAGCAACAAGCAAGAAGTTGAAGCCAGCATCTTTCTGGGCAGTTCGTAGCTCACAGGTCGCAGATGACATGCGCTGA
- the LOC103842170 gene encoding uncharacterized protein LOC103842170 isoform X1: MEEERILERERLQMEQIRELDFEELQVEEVDEFRDSEDDDDDDDGLGISHHTRRLLSNNVGADDEHVFNPDVASLHTYLGEVEDTPNRTAFVEGGTVLKIPLFYLEGLLLFVCPLLVCFCKTLTTLLLLLGVVLFPESTLPLRIVQSTFLAAIERAFNQPNAPCTIGVIRVYREGNQFKYATLGTTAEIRQYRRLSDGSFNVITRGQQRFLLNRRWTDVEGFPCGEVHIVEEDVPLRTPRDAFGKLVPISNLRAPSHSSTMALSASFRDTDEMSVGNSEGSFESALSPSEKRLHYSAVDSIMDDRTSSDDDDEVVSTSNIQSSGSNPFISREDGQSDDGKAPVSTGKCQKLNRLTSFRKNTDLNRFRMVPRAFWPFWVYRMYDAYHLAQRAADLWKQIVGVPNMEAIVNKPDILSFSIASKIPVSESIRQELLEIDGVSYRLQREIELLESFDRVRCKHCQSVVARRSDMLVMSSDGPLGAYVNPHGYVHEIMTFYKANDIAISGRSVKEDSWFPGYAWTIANCATCETQLGWLFTATSKKLKPASFWAVRSSQVADDMR; the protein is encoded by the exons CGAGATTCCGAGGACGACGACGACGATGATGATGGTCTCGGAATCTCCCACCACACTCGTCGTCTCCTCTC TAATAATGTTGGTGCTGATGATGAACATGTTTTCAACCCAGACGTGGCTTCTTTACATACCTATCTTGGCG AGGTTGAGGACACTCCAAACAGAACTGCTTTTGTGGAAGGAGGCACAGTTTTGAAGATTCCTCTTTTCTATCTTGAAGGTCTTCTTCTCTTTGTCTGTCCTCTCCTAGTGTGTTTTTGTAAGACATTGACGACACTGCTTCTTTTGCTAGGAGTGGTTCTGTTTCCGGAGTCCACGCTTCCCCTTAGAATTGTCCAGTCCACTTTCTTGGCTGCTATTGAGAGAGCTTTTAACCAACCTAACGCTCCATGTACCATTGGTGTG ATTCGTGTTTACAGAGAAGGTAATCAGTTCAAGTATGCCACTCTTGGCACAACCGCTGAG ATACGACAATACCGTCGACTTAGTGATGGCTCATTCAATGTTATTACTCGTGGACAGCAGCGGTTTCTTTTAAACCGTCGCTGGACTGATGTTGAAGGATTC CCTTGCGGAGAGGTTCATATTGTTGAGGAAGATGTACCCTTGAGGACTCCCAGGGATGCTTTTGGGAAGCTGGTACCAATAAGCAACTTGAGAGCTCCCAGTCACTCGAGTACAATGGCTTTGTCTGCATCTTTTAGAGATACGGACGAAATGTCAGTAGGAAACTCTGAAGGAAGTTTTGAAAGCGCTCTTTCTCCGTCAGAAAAAAGACTTCACTATTCAGCAGTTGACTCAATAATGGATGACCGGACAAgtagtgatgatgatgacgaagtAGTCAGTACATCTAATATCCAATCTAGTGGGTCTAATCCATTCATCTCTAGGGAAGATGGGCAGTCTGATGATGGCAAAGCTCCTGTTTCTACAGGGAAATGTCAAAAGCTAAACAGGCTGACGAGTTTCCGGAAAAATACTGATCTCAACCGATTCCGTATGGTCCCAAGAGCATTTTGGCCGTTCTGGGTGTACCGGATGTACGACGCATATCATCTTGCTCAACGAGCAGCTG ATCTGTGGAAGCAGATAGTTGGGGTTCCAAACATGGAGGCAATAGTGAATAAGCCAGACATTTTATCCTTTTCCATTGCTAGTAAAATTCCTGTCTCTGAGTCAATTAGACAAGAGCTCTTGGAGATTGACGGAGTCTCTTACAGACTGCAGAGAGAAATAGAGTTGCTCGAGAGTTTTGATCGTGTTCGATGTAAACACTGTCAG AGTGTCGTAGCAAGAAGAAGTGACATGTTGGTTATGTCTAGTGATGGTCCTCTAGGTGCCTACGTAAACCCACATGGCTATGTGCATGAGATAATGACATTTTACAAAGCGAATGACATAGCGATAAGTGGTAGATCTGTTAAAGAAGACAGCTGGTTTCCTGG GTATGCATGGACGATTGCAAATTGTGCAACGTGTGAAACCCAGCTGGGTTGGCTTTTCACAGCAACAAGCAAGAAGTTGAAGCCAGCATCTTTCTGGGCAGTTCGTAGCTCACAGGTCGCAGATGACATGCGCTGA
- the LOC103842170 gene encoding uncharacterized protein LOC103842170 isoform X4: MEEERILERERLQMEQIRELDFEELQVEEVDEFRDSEDDDDDDDGLGISHHTRRLLSNNVGADDEHVFNPDVASLHTYLGEVEDTPNRTAFVEGGTVLKIPLFYLEGLLLFVCPLLVCFCKTLTTLLLLLGVVLFPESTLPLRIVQSTFLAAIERAFNQPNAPCTIGVIRVYREGNQFKYATLGTTAEIRQYRRLSDGSFNVITRGQQRFLLNRRWTDVEGFPCGEVHIVEEDVPLRTPRDAFGKLVPISNLRAPSHSSTMALSASFRDTDEMSVGNSEGSFESALSPSEKRLHYSAVDSIMDDRTSSDDDDEVVSTSNIQSSGSNPFISREDGQSDDGKAPVSTGKCQKLNRLTSFRKNTDLNRFRMVPRAFWPFWVYRMYDAYHLAQRAADLWKQIVGVPNMEAIVNKPDILSFSIASKIPVSESIRQELLEIDGVSYRLQREIELLESFDRVRCKHCQSVVARRSDMLVMSSDGPLGAYVNPHGYVHEIMTFYKANDIAVCMDDCKLCNV, from the exons CGAGATTCCGAGGACGACGACGACGATGATGATGGTCTCGGAATCTCCCACCACACTCGTCGTCTCCTCTC TAATAATGTTGGTGCTGATGATGAACATGTTTTCAACCCAGACGTGGCTTCTTTACATACCTATCTTGGCG AGGTTGAGGACACTCCAAACAGAACTGCTTTTGTGGAAGGAGGCACAGTTTTGAAGATTCCTCTTTTCTATCTTGAAGGTCTTCTTCTCTTTGTCTGTCCTCTCCTAGTGTGTTTTTGTAAGACATTGACGACACTGCTTCTTTTGCTAGGAGTGGTTCTGTTTCCGGAGTCCACGCTTCCCCTTAGAATTGTCCAGTCCACTTTCTTGGCTGCTATTGAGAGAGCTTTTAACCAACCTAACGCTCCATGTACCATTGGTGTG ATTCGTGTTTACAGAGAAGGTAATCAGTTCAAGTATGCCACTCTTGGCACAACCGCTGAG ATACGACAATACCGTCGACTTAGTGATGGCTCATTCAATGTTATTACTCGTGGACAGCAGCGGTTTCTTTTAAACCGTCGCTGGACTGATGTTGAAGGATTC CCTTGCGGAGAGGTTCATATTGTTGAGGAAGATGTACCCTTGAGGACTCCCAGGGATGCTTTTGGGAAGCTGGTACCAATAAGCAACTTGAGAGCTCCCAGTCACTCGAGTACAATGGCTTTGTCTGCATCTTTTAGAGATACGGACGAAATGTCAGTAGGAAACTCTGAAGGAAGTTTTGAAAGCGCTCTTTCTCCGTCAGAAAAAAGACTTCACTATTCAGCAGTTGACTCAATAATGGATGACCGGACAAgtagtgatgatgatgacgaagtAGTCAGTACATCTAATATCCAATCTAGTGGGTCTAATCCATTCATCTCTAGGGAAGATGGGCAGTCTGATGATGGCAAAGCTCCTGTTTCTACAGGGAAATGTCAAAAGCTAAACAGGCTGACGAGTTTCCGGAAAAATACTGATCTCAACCGATTCCGTATGGTCCCAAGAGCATTTTGGCCGTTCTGGGTGTACCGGATGTACGACGCATATCATCTTGCTCAACGAGCAGCTG ATCTGTGGAAGCAGATAGTTGGGGTTCCAAACATGGAGGCAATAGTGAATAAGCCAGACATTTTATCCTTTTCCATTGCTAGTAAAATTCCTGTCTCTGAGTCAATTAGACAAGAGCTCTTGGAGATTGACGGAGTCTCTTACAGACTGCAGAGAGAAATAGAGTTGCTCGAGAGTTTTGATCGTGTTCGATGTAAACACTGTCAG AGTGTCGTAGCAAGAAGAAGTGACATGTTGGTTATGTCTAGTGATGGTCCTCTAGGTGCCTACGTAAACCCACATGGCTATGTGCATGAGATAATGACATTTTACAAAGCGAATGACATAGCG GTATGCATGGACGATTGCAAATTGTGCAACGTGTGA